A window of the Streptomyces sp. JB150 genome harbors these coding sequences:
- the argC gene encoding N-acetyl-gamma-glutamyl-phosphate reductase, with the protein MLRVTVVGAAGYIGGELLRLLLGHPEAEVVGAVSSRFPGKRIDSVHPHLRSVTELAFCSADEAPESDAVFLALPHRVAMTQIERWRSRAAVVLDLTGDFRLHDTEVFERYYGEEHLAPKLLGDFVPGLPELYRERLRTADLISVPGCMATAAVLALHPLVAHDLIDPGRGAQVDARTGSSGSGATAGPANLHAERSGVMRVFAPTRHRHEAEISQHLGVATAMTATGVEAVRGAQTLCHVTPRPGVDAKAVRRAFRECYADEPFVRVVAHQRGIHRYPDPKILLGSNFCDVGFALDEDTGRLSAIGALDNLVKGGAGNAVQSLNVRMGLPETLGLTFPGLHPL; encoded by the coding sequence GTGCTGCGCGTGACGGTGGTCGGCGCGGCCGGCTACATCGGCGGGGAACTGCTGCGGCTGCTGCTGGGGCACCCCGAGGCCGAGGTGGTGGGCGCCGTGTCGTCCCGCTTCCCCGGCAAGCGGATCGACAGTGTCCATCCCCATCTGCGCTCCGTCACCGAGCTGGCGTTCTGCTCGGCCGACGAGGCCCCGGAGAGCGACGCGGTGTTCCTGGCACTGCCGCACCGGGTGGCGATGACCCAGATCGAGCGGTGGCGCTCGCGGGCCGCCGTCGTCCTCGACCTGACCGGCGACTTCCGGCTCCACGACACCGAGGTCTTCGAGCGCTACTACGGCGAGGAGCACCTGGCTCCCAAGCTGCTCGGCGACTTCGTCCCCGGCCTGCCGGAGCTGTACCGCGAGCGCCTGCGCACCGCCGACCTGATCAGCGTGCCGGGCTGCATGGCCACGGCCGCCGTGCTCGCCCTGCACCCCCTGGTGGCGCACGACCTGATCGACCCCGGGCGAGGCGCCCAGGTGGACGCGAGGACCGGCTCCAGCGGCTCGGGCGCGACGGCCGGCCCGGCCAACCTGCACGCCGAACGCAGCGGTGTCATGCGCGTCTTCGCGCCCACCCGGCACCGGCACGAGGCCGAGATCTCCCAGCACCTCGGCGTGGCGACCGCGATGACCGCCACCGGCGTCGAGGCGGTCCGCGGCGCCCAGACGCTCTGCCACGTCACCCCGCGCCCCGGGGTCGACGCCAAGGCCGTGCGCCGGGCCTTCCGCGAGTGCTACGCCGACGAGCCGTTCGTCCGGGTCGTCGCCCACCAGCGCGGCATCCACCGCTACCCCGACCCGAAGATCCTGCTGGGGTCGAACTTCTGCGACGTCGGCTTCGCCCTCGACGAGGACACCGGCCGGCTGAGCGCCATCGGTGCCCTGGACAACCTGGTCAAGGGCGGCGCCGGCAACGCCGTGCAGAGCCTCAACGTCCGCATGGGCCTGCCCGAGACCCTCGGTCTCACCTTCCCCGGCCTGCACCCGCTGTAG
- a CDS encoding [LysW]-aminoadipate kinase, which yields MLTKPLTVVKCGGNPAVDAAGICADIARLVHEGHSILLVHGGSGDIGRLAGRLDVPQRTLVAPDGVATRYTDPDTLEVVVLALAGAVKPRLVAELARHHVPAVGLTGMDGGMLRARRKAAVRAVVDGRTVLVRDNHSGRITTVHPELPRTLLRAGHVPVVSPPAIDEHDQPVNVDADRAAAALAAALGADQLLLLTGAPGVLADPADPTSVRGTVRIAPSGAPDPSATGGMALKLIAAREALTGGVTTVRIADGRTPHPVSRALAGAGTTVHVADASVARGGSRREEVRV from the coding sequence GTGCTCACCAAACCCCTGACCGTCGTCAAATGCGGTGGCAACCCCGCCGTCGACGCCGCGGGCATCTGCGCCGACATCGCCCGCCTGGTCCACGAGGGCCACTCCATCCTGCTCGTCCACGGCGGCTCCGGCGACATCGGCCGGCTGGCCGGCCGGCTCGACGTCCCGCAGCGCACCCTGGTCGCACCGGACGGCGTGGCCACCCGCTACACCGACCCGGACACCCTCGAAGTGGTCGTCCTCGCCCTGGCCGGCGCGGTCAAACCCCGGCTGGTGGCGGAACTCGCCCGCCACCACGTGCCCGCGGTCGGCCTCACCGGCATGGACGGCGGCATGCTGCGGGCCCGCCGCAAGGCCGCCGTCCGCGCCGTCGTCGACGGCCGCACCGTCCTGGTCCGCGACAACCACAGCGGCCGGATCACCACCGTCCACCCCGAACTCCCGCGCACCCTGCTCCGGGCCGGCCACGTACCGGTGGTCTCGCCCCCGGCCATCGACGAGCACGATCAGCCCGTCAACGTCGACGCCGACCGGGCCGCGGCGGCGCTCGCCGCCGCCCTCGGAGCCGACCAGCTGCTGCTGCTCACCGGCGCACCCGGCGTGCTCGCCGATCCCGCCGACCCCACCAGCGTGCGCGGCACCGTCCGGATCGCCCCCAGCGGCGCGCCCGACCCGTCCGCCACCGGTGGCATGGCGCTCAAGCTCATCGCCGCCCGTGAAGCACTGACCGGCGGCGTCACCACCGTGCGCATCGCCGACGGACGCACCCCGCACCCCGTCAGCCGCGCGCTCGCGGGGGCCGGCACCACCGTGCACGTCGCCGACGCGTCCGTGGCGCGCGGCGGTTCCCGCCGGGAGGAGGTCCGGGTATGA
- the cysC gene encoding adenylyl-sulfate kinase — translation MSDTDDGPARWRGGTVWLTGLPSAGKTTIAAALAERLSAEGHRVQVLDGDEVRAALSPDLGFSRADRDTSVRRIGFLARLLAEHGVTVLAPVIAPYAHSRAAVRDQHTAHGVGYLEVHVATPVEVCAGRDVKGLYARQAAGEISGLTGADDPYEAPADPDLRLHTQDTTIDESVRQVRALLAARGL, via the coding sequence ATGAGCGACACCGACGACGGCCCGGCCCGCTGGCGGGGCGGCACGGTCTGGCTGACCGGACTGCCGAGCGCCGGCAAGACGACCATCGCCGCCGCACTCGCCGAGCGGCTCTCGGCCGAAGGGCACCGGGTGCAGGTGCTCGACGGTGACGAGGTCCGCGCCGCCCTCTCCCCGGACCTCGGCTTCTCCCGGGCCGACCGGGACACCAGCGTGCGGCGCATCGGGTTCCTCGCCCGGCTGCTCGCCGAGCACGGCGTGACCGTGCTGGCCCCCGTCATCGCCCCCTACGCGCACTCCCGCGCCGCGGTGCGCGACCAGCACACGGCGCACGGCGTCGGCTACCTGGAGGTGCACGTGGCGACCCCGGTGGAGGTTTGCGCCGGCCGGGACGTCAAGGGCCTGTACGCCAGGCAGGCGGCGGGCGAGATCAGCGGTCTGACCGGCGCCGACGACCCCTACGAAGCGCCGGCCGACCCCGATCTGCGCCTCCACACGCAGGACACCACGATCGACGAGTCGGTCCGGCAGGTGCGTGCGCTGCTCGCTGCACGGGGACTGTGA
- the cysD gene encoding sulfate adenylyltransferase subunit CysD yields MTVVDTAGALRPPRSALPGHLDALESEAVHIFREAAAQFERPVLLFSGGKDSIVMLHIAAKAFWPARIPFGLLHVDTGHNFPEVLEFRDRAVARAGVRLDVARVQDYIDDGRLRERPDGTRNPLQTVPLLDAVHTHRFDALFGGGRRDEEKARAKERVFSLRDEFGQWDPRRQRPELWSLYNGRHSPGEHVRVFPLSNFTELDVWQYIERERIELPSIYFAHDREVFRRGGMWLTAGDWGGPAEGETVRTRRVRYRTVGDMSCTGAVESTAVTLQEIIAEIAASTLTERGATRADDKLSEAAMEDRKREGYF; encoded by the coding sequence ATGACCGTTGTCGACACCGCCGGCGCGCTGCGCCCGCCGCGCTCGGCGCTGCCGGGCCACCTCGACGCGCTCGAGTCCGAAGCGGTGCACATCTTCCGCGAGGCCGCCGCCCAGTTCGAGCGCCCGGTGCTGCTGTTCTCCGGCGGCAAGGACTCGATCGTCATGCTGCACATCGCCGCCAAGGCCTTCTGGCCCGCGAGGATCCCCTTCGGCCTGCTGCACGTGGACACCGGGCACAACTTCCCCGAGGTCCTGGAGTTCCGCGACCGGGCCGTCGCCCGCGCCGGCGTCCGCCTGGACGTGGCACGGGTGCAGGACTACATCGACGACGGGCGGCTGCGCGAACGGCCGGACGGCACCCGCAATCCGCTGCAGACCGTGCCGCTGCTCGACGCCGTGCACACCCACCGCTTCGACGCCCTGTTCGGCGGCGGACGGCGCGACGAGGAGAAGGCGCGGGCGAAGGAACGCGTCTTCTCGCTGCGCGACGAGTTCGGGCAGTGGGACCCCCGGCGGCAACGCCCGGAGCTGTGGTCGCTGTACAACGGCCGGCACAGCCCGGGCGAGCACGTGCGGGTCTTCCCGCTGAGCAACTTCACCGAACTCGACGTGTGGCAGTACATCGAGCGCGAGCGCATCGAGCTGCCCTCGATCTACTTCGCCCACGATCGCGAGGTCTTCCGGCGCGGCGGCATGTGGCTCACCGCCGGCGACTGGGGCGGGCCCGCCGAGGGCGAGACGGTCCGCACCCGCCGGGTGCGCTACCGCACCGTCGGCGACATGTCCTGCACCGGCGCCGTCGAATCCACCGCCGTGACCCTGCAGGAGATCATCGCCGAGATCGCCGCCTCGACGCTGACCGAGCGCGGCGCGACCCGAGCCGACGACAAACTGTCCGAGGCGGCCATGGAAGACCGCAAGCGCGAGGGGTACTTCTAG
- a CDS encoding GTP-binding protein has protein sequence MHTPTVPLTARNTAAAQPGSLLRLATAGSVDDGKSTLVGRLLHDTKQVFADQLDAVERVSRERGLDSADLALLTDGLRAEREQGITIDVAYRYFATPRRRFILADTPGHVQYTRNMVTGASTAQVAVVLVDARHGVVEQTRRHAAVAALLKVPHVVLAVNKMDLVGYAEDRFARIADEFTRYARALGVTAVTAIPVSALRGDNIVDPSGRMDWHTGPTLLEHLETVDADRDASAAPARMPVQYVLRPQTDGFRDYRGYAGQITSGVFRPGDDVLVLPSGKRTTIAGIDRLGELDVDAARAGASVTLRLADDVDVARGDLIAAAGQAPRLTQDVSATVCHVADRPLRAGDRVLLRHGTAVVKAQVRSLDSVLDLETLRRLPGPGALRANDIGRVTLRTASPLPLDDYADHRRTGSFLLVDEADGATLTAGMVAADG, from the coding sequence ATGCACACACCCACAGTGCCGCTCACGGCCCGGAACACCGCCGCCGCACAGCCCGGATCGCTGCTGCGGCTCGCCACGGCCGGCTCCGTCGACGACGGCAAGTCCACGCTCGTCGGCCGGCTGCTGCACGACACCAAACAGGTCTTCGCCGACCAGCTCGACGCCGTCGAGCGCGTCTCGCGCGAGCGCGGGCTGGACAGCGCGGACCTCGCGCTGCTGACCGACGGGCTGCGCGCCGAGCGCGAACAGGGCATCACCATCGATGTCGCCTACCGCTACTTCGCCACGCCCAGGCGCCGCTTCATCCTGGCCGACACGCCCGGACACGTGCAGTACACCCGCAACATGGTCACCGGCGCCTCGACCGCACAGGTCGCCGTCGTGCTGGTGGACGCGCGCCACGGCGTGGTCGAGCAGACCCGCCGGCACGCCGCCGTCGCCGCCCTGCTGAAGGTGCCGCACGTCGTCCTCGCCGTCAACAAGATGGACCTCGTCGGCTACGCCGAGGACCGCTTCGCCCGGATCGCCGACGAGTTCACGCGGTACGCCCGCGCGCTCGGCGTCACCGCCGTGACGGCGATCCCGGTCAGCGCCCTGCGCGGGGACAACATCGTGGACCCGTCCGGGCGGATGGACTGGCACACCGGCCCGACGCTGCTCGAACACCTGGAGACGGTCGACGCCGACCGCGACGCCTCCGCCGCCCCGGCGCGGATGCCGGTGCAGTACGTGCTGCGGCCGCAGACCGACGGGTTCCGCGACTACCGCGGCTACGCCGGCCAGATCACCTCCGGCGTGTTCCGTCCCGGCGACGACGTGCTCGTCCTGCCCTCGGGGAAGCGGACGACGATCGCCGGGATCGACCGGCTCGGCGAGCTCGACGTCGACGCCGCCCGCGCCGGCGCGTCGGTGACGCTCCGCCTGGCCGACGACGTGGACGTCGCGCGCGGCGACCTCATCGCCGCGGCCGGACAGGCCCCGCGGCTCACCCAGGACGTGTCCGCGACCGTCTGCCACGTCGCCGACCGGCCGCTGCGCGCCGGCGACCGGGTGCTGCTGCGCCACGGCACCGCCGTGGTCAAGGCGCAGGTCCGCTCGCTCGACTCGGTCCTCGACCTGGAGACCCTGCGCCGTCTGCCCGGCCCGGGGGCGCTGCGGGCCAACGACATCGGCCGCGTCACGCTGCGCACGGCCTCGCCGCTGCCGCTGGACGACTACGCCGACCACCGGCGCACCGGCTCGTTCCTGCTGGTCGACGAGGCCGACGGAGCCACGCTCACGGCCGGCATGGTCGCGGCGGACGGCTGA
- a CDS encoding ATP-grasp domain-containing protein: MKSVLILSWIAIGNVPAAVGELRARDLRPVLVSNLPDDPNAGLCDDHIVFDWDSEDLDTLTARIDERGIVPIAVVSMIEKLIEWNIALTTHYDLPGGGTSRAVLASKTLVREHMRALGLSRIKFTGDPRTVDFFPAIVKPARESSASYLVKRVDDREELLAHLKHLEESGAGGVELIAEEFLPGTEFSVDGPVVRGRFHPLLAVEKPDHDDVKHHDAGLEFHPPQQDHVREGVRVLCEAIDTLCADRGLDQLWLHFEGRSSPDGRTELVEINLRAGGGEIPRSIQELYGIDVFEVIVSMALGEYAPRELPALRERPMIGWMDVEAEEIGTVEITTTEEELLALPGVLHVRLNNGFRVTRLDMENFFFTFAMTAGSVAGLREHAARVLDTLEYRVRP; this comes from the coding sequence ATGAAATCCGTGCTCATCCTCTCCTGGATAGCCATCGGCAACGTGCCCGCCGCGGTCGGGGAGCTCCGGGCCCGCGACCTGCGGCCGGTGCTGGTCTCGAACCTGCCCGACGACCCCAACGCCGGCCTCTGCGACGACCACATCGTGTTCGACTGGGACAGCGAGGACCTCGACACCCTCACCGCCCGGATCGACGAGCGCGGCATCGTGCCGATCGCCGTCGTCAGCATGATCGAGAAGCTGATCGAGTGGAACATCGCGCTCACCACGCACTACGACCTCCCCGGTGGCGGCACCAGCCGCGCCGTGCTGGCGAGCAAGACCCTGGTCCGCGAGCACATGCGCGCCCTGGGCCTGTCCCGCATCAAGTTCACCGGCGACCCGCGGACCGTGGACTTCTTCCCCGCCATCGTCAAGCCCGCGCGGGAGTCGTCGGCCTCCTACCTGGTCAAGCGGGTGGACGACCGGGAGGAGCTGCTCGCCCATCTGAAGCACCTGGAGGAGTCCGGGGCGGGCGGTGTGGAGCTGATCGCCGAGGAGTTCCTGCCGGGCACCGAGTTCTCCGTCGACGGCCCCGTGGTCAGGGGCCGCTTCCATCCGCTGCTCGCGGTCGAGAAGCCCGACCACGACGACGTCAAGCACCATGACGCGGGACTCGAGTTCCACCCGCCGCAGCAGGACCACGTGCGCGAGGGCGTGCGGGTGCTGTGCGAGGCGATCGACACGCTGTGCGCCGACCGCGGCCTCGACCAGCTCTGGCTGCACTTCGAGGGCCGCAGCTCGCCGGACGGCCGGACCGAGCTGGTCGAGATCAACCTCCGGGCCGGCGGCGGCGAGATCCCGCGGTCGATCCAGGAGCTGTACGGCATCGACGTGTTCGAGGTCATCGTCTCCATGGCGCTGGGCGAGTACGCGCCGCGGGAGCTGCCGGCCCTGCGCGAGCGGCCGATGATCGGCTGGATGGACGTGGAGGCCGAGGAGATCGGCACGGTCGAGATCACCACCACCGAGGAGGAGCTGCTGGCCCTGCCCGGCGTCCTCCACGTGCGGCTGAACAACGGGTTCCGGGTCACCCGGCTGGACATGGAGAACTTCTTCTTCACCTTCGCGATGACCGCCGGCTCCGTGGCCGGGCTGCGCGAGCACGCGGCGCGGGTCCTCGACACCCTCGAGTACCGCGTCCGGCCGTGA
- a CDS encoding fatty acid desaturase family protein has protein sequence MSAIEQLNFDRLAPAVRKELRELCRLDNHHGPLAILFEYALIAASVALCVAGSYWFYPVALVVIGSTQRFLAHFLHESSHKVLARNKTLNLLGGTVLSGYLVWHLLGPYRSSHVGNHHRNLGDAENDPDYSFHIECGLYDTERSDRYFFYKYLVMSALGLRAFGYIRYVARERLFFDASQVTVSVPVSLRVERAVLLAQWAVIAAVCAWFGWLPELALFWFVPLFTTNAAIGWLAELAEHYPMPESERQPVLLTRNRHGRFLERFLISRHNDRYHLVHHLNTGIPHWNLARAHRVMLRDPAYAAWDGLWAGAFTRPRSRKGKETVISYAAKYRQWRRAGGDPAGSNPTFAQLMMLAADPSCAPAAPGRPSGTPLTSVPG, from the coding sequence ATGTCCGCAATAGAGCAACTGAACTTCGACCGACTGGCTCCCGCGGTCAGAAAGGAACTCCGGGAGCTCTGTCGGCTCGACAACCACCACGGCCCGCTGGCAATCCTCTTCGAGTACGCACTGATCGCCGCATCCGTAGCTCTCTGCGTCGCGGGATCGTACTGGTTCTATCCGGTGGCCCTGGTCGTCATCGGCTCCACCCAGCGCTTCCTCGCCCACTTCCTGCACGAGTCGTCCCACAAGGTGCTCGCCCGCAACAAGACGCTCAACCTGCTCGGCGGCACGGTGCTCTCCGGGTACCTGGTGTGGCACCTGCTCGGCCCCTACCGCAGCTCGCACGTCGGCAACCACCACCGCAACCTGGGTGACGCCGAGAACGACCCCGACTACAGCTTCCACATCGAGTGCGGGCTGTACGACACCGAGCGCTCCGACCGGTACTTCTTCTACAAGTACCTGGTGATGTCGGCGCTCGGTCTGCGTGCTTTCGGCTACATCCGGTACGTGGCCCGTGAGCGGCTCTTCTTCGACGCCTCCCAGGTCACCGTCTCGGTGCCGGTGAGCCTGCGGGTCGAGCGGGCCGTCCTGCTCGCCCAGTGGGCGGTCATCGCCGCGGTCTGCGCCTGGTTCGGGTGGCTGCCGGAGCTGGCCCTGTTCTGGTTCGTCCCGCTGTTCACCACCAACGCGGCCATCGGCTGGCTCGCCGAACTGGCCGAGCACTACCCGATGCCGGAGAGCGAGCGGCAGCCGGTGCTGCTGACCCGCAACCGCCACGGCCGGTTCCTGGAGCGGTTCCTGATTAGCCGTCACAACGACCGGTACCACCTGGTCCACCACCTGAACACCGGCATACCGCACTGGAACCTCGCCCGGGCCCACCGGGTCATGCTGCGGGACCCGGCCTACGCCGCGTGGGACGGCCTGTGGGCCGGCGCGTTCACCCGCCCCCGCTCGCGCAAGGGCAAGGAGACCGTCATCAGCTACGCCGCCAAGTACCGCCAGTGGCGCCGGGCCGGCGGCGATCCCGCCGGGTCGAACCCGACGTTCGCCCAGCTGATGATGCTCGCCGCCGACCCGTCCTGCGCGCCTGCCGCCCCGGGCCGGCCGTCCGGTACCCCGCTGACGAGCGTGCCGGGCTGA
- a CDS encoding FAD/NAD(P)-binding protein → MTRPPTVAIIGAGPRGTSLLERLVANAATCAPDRTITVHVIDPCPPGGGRIWRSRQSPLLWMNTTSEDCTMFTDETVACEGPVVSGPTLGEWAREVAAGRLSSPPGFRLAPSTPAEARRMRDGWFTTRRTQSDYLSWVFWQSVRNGMPQVRVAPHEGRAVDVRDLPCGRQRVVLADGLPPVDADVVLFAHGNADVAPDAEEMRLTEYAAAHGLGYLPSGSSADHDYDRIPAGEPVIVRGLGLCFIDTAVLLTSGRGGTFRRDDSGELRYEPSGAEPVLFVGSRRGVPYWSKTHYSLTGPPPRPCGHLDAAALAALGDRPLDFAMDIWPLIVREVTHAGYRELAASHPELLNIDASEFLHRLDTLDWEGPQLKELVDQAVRYDEDRIDLAETAHPLAGRHFADLDALQRWMTDHLAAGVRRGRDPRYSASLAMLHGLSSAFAALVELVGERRLTPASWRHDLPRFLDLCRFLTSGPPGPRLEELLALTRAGIVRFLGAEMTVTPHEGLFRARSCNVSASVTARYLIEARLPERTLPRVSDPSLRSLLRRDEIREEFSSAPGGDRYPTGVIDTAHLIDTDSSHRLKRADGTPHPRRFGAGILFAGSVLTSGRFPSPRSNDAFFRQNDTIARAALRELCRRDTSAPGSRNRHVDEENESPG, encoded by the coding sequence ATGACCAGACCACCGACCGTGGCCATCATCGGTGCCGGCCCACGGGGCACCTCACTTCTCGAACGTCTCGTCGCCAACGCCGCCACGTGCGCGCCGGACCGGACGATCACCGTCCACGTCATCGACCCCTGTCCGCCGGGGGGCGGTCGCATCTGGCGGTCCCGGCAGTCCCCGCTGCTCTGGATGAACACCACATCCGAGGACTGCACGATGTTCACCGACGAGACCGTCGCCTGCGAAGGCCCGGTCGTCTCCGGTCCCACGCTCGGCGAATGGGCCCGGGAGGTGGCCGCGGGCCGCCTGTCGTCGCCCCCGGGATTCCGGCTCGCCCCCTCCACACCGGCCGAGGCGAGGAGAATGCGGGACGGCTGGTTCACCACGCGCCGGACGCAGAGCGACTATCTGTCGTGGGTCTTCTGGCAGTCGGTGCGCAACGGCATGCCCCAGGTGCGGGTCGCGCCACACGAGGGCCGGGCCGTCGACGTGCGCGACCTTCCCTGCGGCCGGCAACGCGTCGTGCTGGCGGACGGCCTTCCCCCGGTGGACGCCGACGTCGTGCTGTTCGCCCACGGCAACGCCGATGTCGCGCCGGACGCGGAAGAGATGCGCCTGACGGAGTACGCGGCCGCCCACGGCCTGGGTTACCTGCCCTCGGGATCGAGCGCCGACCACGACTACGACCGCATACCCGCCGGCGAACCGGTGATCGTGCGCGGGCTCGGACTGTGCTTCATCGACACCGCCGTGCTGCTGACCTCCGGACGCGGCGGCACGTTCCGCCGTGACGACTCGGGCGAGCTGCGGTACGAGCCGTCCGGTGCGGAACCCGTCCTCTTCGTGGGCTCGCGGCGCGGCGTGCCGTACTGGTCGAAGACGCACTACAGCCTGACCGGACCGCCCCCGCGACCGTGCGGCCACCTCGACGCCGCGGCCCTGGCCGCCCTCGGCGACCGCCCCCTGGACTTCGCCATGGACATCTGGCCGCTGATCGTCCGCGAAGTCACCCACGCCGGCTACCGCGAGCTCGCCGCCTCGCACCCGGAACTGCTGAACATCGACGCCTCCGAGTTCCTGCACCGCCTCGACACCCTCGACTGGGAGGGACCGCAGCTCAAGGAGCTGGTCGATCAGGCGGTGCGGTACGACGAGGACCGCATCGACCTGGCGGAAACCGCCCACCCGCTGGCCGGCCGCCACTTCGCCGACCTGGACGCCCTGCAGCGCTGGATGACCGATCACCTCGCCGCGGGAGTGCGCCGCGGGCGCGATCCCCGCTACAGCGCGAGCCTCGCGATGCTGCACGGTCTCAGCTCCGCCTTCGCCGCACTCGTCGAACTCGTCGGCGAGCGAAGACTCACTCCCGCCTCCTGGAGACACGACCTGCCCCGATTCCTCGACCTGTGCCGCTTTCTCACCAGCGGACCGCCCGGACCGCGGCTGGAGGAACTGCTCGCCCTGACCCGCGCCGGCATCGTCAGGTTCCTCGGTGCGGAGATGACCGTCACCCCTCACGAGGGGCTGTTCCGGGCGCGCTCGTGCAATGTCAGCGCGTCGGTCACCGCCCGGTACCTCATCGAGGCCCGGCTCCCCGAGCGGACACTGCCCCGCGTGAGCGACCCGTCCCTGCGCAGTCTCCTGCGGCGCGACGAGATCAGGGAGGAGTTCTCCTCGGCCCCCGGCGGAGACCGGTATCCCACCGGTGTCATCGACACCGCGCATCTGATCGACACCGATTCCTCGCACCGCCTGAAGCGTGCCGACGGAACCCCCCACCCCCGTCGCTTCGGGGCGGGAATCCTGTTCGCGGGAAGTGTGCTGACCTCCGGCCGTTTTCCGTCCCCGCGGAGCAATGACGCGTTCTTCCGGCAGAACGACACGATCGCCCGCGCGGCACTCCGGGAACTGTGCCGGCGCGACACATCCGCTCCCGGCTCTCGTAATCGGCACGTGGACGAAGAAAACGAAAGTCCGGGCTAG
- a CDS encoding SDR family oxidoreductase — MSDFTGLVALVTGGASGIGLATAKLLSGRGATVAALDLKPEGLPDDIFGVQADVTDDAQVQAAVETVVERFGRLDVVVNNAGIGAVGDVTANSDDEWARVLDVNVIGMVRVARHAVPHLRRSPAAAIVNTCSIVAWAGVQQRALYSASKGAVYALTLAMAADHVREGIRVNCVAPGSADTPWIDRSLRHTADPVAARAALDAFQPTGRLVTADEVAGAIAYLASPLSSASVGTVLAVDNGMHGLRLRPPARD, encoded by the coding sequence GTGAGTGACTTCACGGGACTGGTCGCGCTCGTCACCGGCGGTGCGTCAGGAATCGGACTGGCCACCGCGAAGCTGCTGAGCGGCAGGGGAGCGACGGTCGCCGCGCTCGACCTGAAGCCGGAGGGACTTCCCGACGACATCTTCGGCGTCCAGGCCGACGTCACCGACGACGCCCAGGTGCAGGCCGCCGTCGAGACGGTGGTCGAGCGGTTCGGCAGGCTGGACGTCGTGGTCAACAACGCCGGCATCGGCGCCGTCGGGGACGTCACCGCGAACAGCGACGACGAGTGGGCGCGCGTACTGGACGTCAACGTGATCGGGATGGTCCGGGTCGCCCGGCACGCCGTCCCGCACCTGCGCCGCTCGCCCGCCGCGGCCATCGTCAACACCTGCTCGATCGTGGCCTGGGCCGGCGTGCAGCAGCGAGCGCTCTACTCGGCGAGCAAGGGCGCGGTCTACGCGCTCACCCTGGCCATGGCCGCGGACCACGTCCGCGAGGGCATCCGGGTCAACTGCGTCGCCCCCGGCTCCGCCGACACCCCGTGGATCGACCGCTCGCTGCGGCACACGGCCGACCCCGTGGCCGCCCGGGCCGCCCTCGACGCCTTCCAGCCGACCGGGCGCCTGGTGACCGCCGACGAGGTCGCGGGCGCGATCGCCTACCTGGCCAGCCCCCTGTCGTCCGCCTCGGTGGG